The Solirubrobacter pauli sequence TGATCGAGCCGGCGAGCTGGATCGTCCGCGCGAGGTCGACGCCGGGCGTGTTGCTCGTGATCGTGAAGCGGTGGTCGTAGGCGGAGACCGGGTCCAGCCGGGTCGCCCCGCCGGACGCCACGATCGACGGCGGCTGCACCGAGCACCCGGCGGCCGGCGTCAGGACGTACCGGGTCCAGCTGCGCAGGTCGCGGTTGCCCGGCAGGTCGCAGCTGAACCAGTCGACGCTGCCGGCCGGCGTCGCCGCGTAGCGCGCCGGGTCGCACGAGGGCGGCTCGGTCGGGTCGGGCGTCGGGGTGGCGGTCGCGCTCGATGCCGGCGTCGCGGTCGGCGCCGGCGCGGCCGGGAGCGGCGTCGAGACCGACCCGTTGTCGATCGCCACCGACGGCGGCGGTGCGACGGTCAGCGAGAACGTCCCGAGCGTGGAGGTCGGCGGCGTGCGCTTGAGCTTGAGCGTCTTGCGCAGGGCCTTGGCGGCCGCGGGCGTGAGCGCGATGCGCGCGCCGGTCACCGACAGGCGGCCGGCGGACGGGTTGAGCTCCACCGGCCGCGTGGCCTTGATGGTGAGCAGCCGCACGGTCTTCTTCGCCAGCTTGGCGGTCACGTACGAGGTGGAACGGCCGATCGTGAGCTTCAGGGCCGTGGCGTTCGCGGTGCGCTTGCCTGAGGTGAATCGGAGCGCGCCCGCGAGCTCGACGGTCGCCGACGATCCCAGCGTGGTCTTGCCGCGCATGAGCATCAGGCG is a genomic window containing:
- a CDS encoding HtaA domain-containing protein, giving the protein MSYSRSVFAAAIALCAAVPSTAAAYVPAPAVVELSASGQRALKQSSLSVSASSRSTKTQPRLMLMRGKTTLGSSATVELAGALRFTSGKRTANATALKLTIGRSTSYVTAKLAKKTVRLLTIKATRPVELNPSAGRLSVTGARIALTPAAAKALRKTLKLKRTPPTSTLGTFSLTVAPPPSVAIDNGSVSTPLPAAPAPTATPASSATATPTPDPTEPPSCDPARYAATPAGSVDWFSCDLPGNRDLRSWTRYVLTPAAGCSVQPPSIVASGGATRLDPVSAYDHRFTITSNTPGVDLARTIQLAGSITYSMPAHGIDEAITNLKIEIDRSGQTGSVYASGRSAARNGIFCVTAPETYTDQKVMDLDLSGSPLTGGRYIRVPAKVTAPAERLGGGEYGAGQPWGTFTIALPAVG